One window from the genome of Streptomyces sp. NBC_00287 encodes:
- a CDS encoding YajQ family cyclic di-GMP-binding protein: MADSSFDIVSKVERQEVDNALNQAAKEISQRYDFKGVGASISWSGDKILMEANSEDRVNAVLDVFQSKLIKRGISLKALDAGEPQLSGKEYKIFASIQEGISQENAKKVAKIIRDEGPKGVKAQVQGEELRVSSKSRDDLQAIIALLKGKDFDFALQFVNYR, encoded by the coding sequence ATGGCCGACTCCAGTTTCGACATCGTCTCGAAGGTCGAGCGGCAGGAGGTCGACAACGCCCTCAACCAGGCCGCCAAAGAGATCTCGCAGCGCTACGACTTCAAGGGCGTGGGCGCCTCGATCTCGTGGTCCGGTGACAAGATCCTGATGGAGGCGAACTCCGAGGACCGGGTGAACGCCGTCCTCGACGTCTTCCAGTCCAAGCTGATCAAGCGCGGCATCTCGCTGAAGGCGCTGGACGCGGGCGAGCCGCAGCTCTCCGGCAAGGAGTACAAGATCTTCGCGTCGATCCAGGAGGGCATCTCCCAGGAGAACGCCAAGAAGGTCGCGAAGATCATCCGTGACGAGGGCCCGAAGGGCGTGAAGGCCCAGGTCCAGGGCGAAGAGCTCCGCGTCAGCTCCAAGAGCCGCGACGATCTTCAGGCCATCATCGCCCTGCTGAAGGGCAAGGACTTCGACTTCGCGCTGCAGTTTGTGAACTACCGGTGA
- a CDS encoding GlsB/YeaQ/YmgE family stress response membrane protein gives MGIISWIILGLLAGAIAKFLLPGRDPGGFIGTTVIGITGAFIGGWISARWLDHPIAKDFYDGATWAAAIGGSLVLLVAYRILFGNSRA, from the coding sequence ATGGGCATCATCAGCTGGATCATCCTGGGGCTGTTGGCCGGAGCCATCGCCAAGTTCCTGCTGCCGGGCCGCGACCCGGGCGGTTTCATCGGGACGACCGTGATCGGCATAACGGGCGCGTTCATCGGCGGCTGGATCTCGGCCCGCTGGCTGGACCACCCCATCGCCAAGGACTTCTACGACGGTGCCACCTGGGCGGCCGCGATAGGCGGCTCGCTGGTTCTCCTGGTCGCCTACCGCATCCTGTTCGGTAACTCGCGCGCCTGA
- a CDS encoding MaoC family dehydratase N-terminal domain-containing protein, which yields MALDQSFVGRSYPPTDPYEVGREKIREFAEAVGDANPAYTDPEAAKALGHPDVIAPPTFVFAITFKAAGEVITDPQLGLDYSRVVHGDQKFAYVRPVRAGDRLTVTSTIEAIKSLAGNDILDIRGEVHDEAGEHVVTAWTKLVARAAEEA from the coding sequence ATGGCGCTCGACCAGTCCTTCGTCGGGCGGAGCTATCCGCCCACCGACCCCTACGAGGTCGGCCGCGAGAAGATCCGTGAGTTCGCGGAGGCTGTGGGGGACGCCAACCCGGCGTACACGGACCCGGAGGCCGCCAAGGCGCTCGGCCACCCCGATGTGATCGCTCCGCCGACCTTTGTGTTCGCGATCACCTTCAAGGCGGCCGGAGAGGTCATCACCGACCCCCAGCTCGGCCTCGACTACAGCCGAGTGGTGCACGGCGACCAGAAGTTCGCGTACGTCCGCCCGGTGCGCGCAGGTGACCGGCTGACGGTCACCTCGACCATCGAGGCGATCAAGTCCCTCGCGGGCAACGACATCCTGGACATCCGCGGTGAGGTCCACGACGAGGCGGGGGAGCACGTCGTGACCGCCTGGACGAAGCTGGTCGCCCGCGCGGCCGAGGAGGCGTGA
- a CDS encoding TetR/AcrR family transcriptional regulator has protein sequence MESVQKPARVRILDAAHELMLTVGLARATTKEIAKAAGCSEAALYKYFDSKEELFVRVLTERLPRLTPLLSSLTAEPGAGTLQDNLTRIAREAALFYEQSFPIAASLHAEAQLKRRHDDALRKIGAGPHLPIEALDAYLRAEQTTGRVRAGADTFAAASLLLGACAHRAFAYEATLSGDRPPADAFAARLARTLLDGITAEISVAEDDGRPRP, from the coding sequence GTGGAATCCGTGCAGAAGCCCGCCCGCGTCCGCATCCTCGACGCCGCCCATGAACTGATGCTCACCGTCGGGCTCGCCCGGGCCACCACCAAGGAGATCGCCAAGGCGGCCGGGTGTTCCGAGGCCGCGCTCTACAAGTACTTCGACAGCAAGGAAGAGCTGTTCGTCCGGGTCCTCACCGAGCGGCTGCCCCGGCTCACCCCGCTGCTCAGCAGTCTCACGGCCGAACCGGGTGCGGGCACCCTGCAGGACAACCTGACCCGGATCGCCCGCGAGGCGGCCCTCTTCTACGAACAGAGCTTCCCGATCGCCGCCTCCCTGCACGCCGAGGCGCAGCTCAAGCGGCGGCACGACGACGCGCTGCGGAAGATCGGTGCCGGACCGCACCTGCCGATCGAGGCCCTCGACGCCTACCTGCGCGCCGAGCAGACCACGGGACGCGTCCGGGCCGGCGCCGACACCTTCGCGGCCGCCTCCCTCCTCCTCGGCGCCTGCGCCCACCGCGCCTTCGCCTACGAGGCCACCCTGAGCGGCGACCGCCCGCCTGCCGACGCCTTCGCCGCCCGGCTCGCCCGGACCCTGCTGGACGGGATCACCGCGGAAATCTCCGTTGCGGAGGACGACGGCCGACCCCGACCCTGA
- a CDS encoding SDR family oxidoreductase codes for MRIVIAGGHGQIALRLERLLSARGDEVAGIIRRAEQGADLREAGAEPVLLDLESASVEEVAAHLQGADAAVFAAGAGPGSGATRKETVDKDAAILFADAAVRAGVRRYVVVSSMGANPKHEGSEVFDVYLRAKGEADEYVRGLTALDWTVLRPGMLTDDAGTGLVRLEAHTGRGPIPRDDVAAVLAELIDTPATSGLTLELISGSAPVAVKSVAGN; via the coding sequence ATGCGCATTGTCATCGCTGGAGGTCATGGTCAGATCGCGCTGCGGCTGGAGCGGCTGCTCTCCGCGCGCGGAGACGAGGTCGCGGGCATCATCCGCCGCGCCGAACAGGGCGCCGATCTGCGGGAGGCGGGTGCCGAACCGGTGCTGCTGGACCTGGAGTCGGCGTCGGTGGAGGAGGTCGCGGCGCATTTGCAGGGTGCGGACGCGGCGGTCTTCGCGGCGGGCGCCGGGCCGGGCAGTGGGGCGACCCGCAAGGAGACGGTGGACAAGGACGCGGCGATCCTGTTCGCGGACGCGGCGGTGCGGGCGGGCGTACGCCGGTACGTGGTCGTGTCGTCGATGGGCGCGAACCCCAAGCACGAGGGCAGTGAGGTCTTCGACGTGTACCTGCGGGCGAAGGGCGAGGCGGACGAGTACGTACGCGGCCTGACCGCCCTGGACTGGACGGTGCTGCGCCCCGGCATGCTGACGGACGACGCCGGCACGGGCCTGGTCCGCCTGGAGGCCCACACGGGCCGCGGCCCGATCCCACGGGACGACGTGGCCGCCGTACTCGCAGAACTGATCGACACCCCGGCCACGTCCGGACTGACCCTGGAGTTGATCAGCGGCTCTGCACCGGTGGCGGTGAAGTCGGTGGCGGGCAACTGA
- a CDS encoding APC family permease, which produces MTQSAAGLRRTLGVGDAVVIGLGSMIGAGIFAALAPAARAAGTGLLLGLAVAAVVAYCNATSSARLAALYPASGGTYVYGRERLGEFWGYLAGWAFVVGKTASCAAMALTVGAYVWPDQAHAVAVAAVVALTAVNYGGVQKSAWLTRAIVAVVLAVLASVVVVCLSSGQADAGRLDIGTSGGLGGVLQAAGLLFFAFAGYARIATLAEEVRDPARTIPRAIWIALGIALAVYACVAVAVLSVLGAGGLGNADAPLADAVRAAGVPGLVPVVRVGAAVAALGSLLALILGVSRTTLAMARDRHLPGALAAVHPRFQVPHRAELAVGGVVAVLAATVDVRGAIGFSSFGVLAYYAVANASAWTLGSGVSARAVPAVGLLGCVVLAFALPWVSVVVGAAVLVVGVVAYGVRRWTAAR; this is translated from the coding sequence ATGACACAGTCCGCTGCCGGGCTTCGGCGCACCCTCGGTGTGGGCGACGCCGTGGTCATCGGGCTCGGCTCGATGATCGGGGCCGGAATCTTCGCCGCCCTGGCACCCGCGGCACGCGCGGCCGGCACCGGGCTGCTGCTCGGGCTCGCGGTCGCCGCCGTGGTCGCCTACTGCAACGCCACCTCCTCGGCGCGGCTGGCCGCCCTGTACCCGGCCTCCGGCGGCACCTATGTGTATGGCCGCGAGCGGCTCGGGGAGTTCTGGGGCTATCTCGCGGGCTGGGCGTTCGTGGTCGGGAAGACGGCCTCCTGTGCGGCGATGGCGCTCACCGTGGGTGCGTACGTCTGGCCGGACCAGGCGCACGCGGTGGCGGTCGCCGCCGTGGTGGCGCTGACCGCGGTGAACTACGGCGGCGTCCAGAAGTCCGCCTGGCTGACGCGGGCGATCGTGGCGGTGGTGCTGGCTGTCCTCGCTTCCGTCGTGGTCGTGTGCCTGTCGTCCGGTCAGGCCGATGCCGGGCGGCTGGACATCGGGACCTCCGGTGGTCTGGGCGGGGTGCTTCAGGCGGCCGGTCTGCTGTTCTTCGCGTTCGCCGGGTACGCGCGCATCGCGACCCTCGCCGAGGAGGTGCGGGACCCTGCCCGCACCATCCCCCGGGCGATCTGGATCGCCCTCGGTATCGCGCTCGCGGTGTACGCGTGCGTGGCGGTGGCCGTCCTGTCCGTACTGGGCGCCGGCGGTCTCGGGAACGCGGACGCGCCGCTGGCCGACGCGGTACGGGCCGCCGGGGTGCCGGGGCTGGTGCCGGTCGTACGGGTCGGTGCCGCCGTGGCCGCGCTGGGCTCGCTGCTCGCCCTGATCCTGGGTGTCTCCCGGACGACGCTTGCCATGGCGCGTGACCGGCATCTGCCCGGCGCTCTGGCGGCCGTGCACCCGCGTTTCCAGGTGCCGCACCGGGCAGAGCTCGCGGTGGGCGGGGTGGTCGCGGTGCTGGCCGCCACGGTGGATGTGCGTGGCGCCATCGGGTTCTCCTCCTTCGGTGTGCTGGCGTACTACGCGGTGGCCAACGCCTCGGCCTGGACGCTCGGGTCGGGAGTGTCGGCGCGGGCGGTGCCGGCGGTGGGTCTTCTCGGGTGCGTGGTCCTGGCGTTCGCGCTGCCCTGGGTTTCGGTGGTCGTCGGTGCCGCGGTGCTGGTGGTGGGGGTCGTCGCGTACGGCGTACGGCGGTGGACGGCGGCGCGGTAG
- the rpmG gene encoding 50S ribosomal protein L33, with translation MAATDVRPKITLACVECKERNYITKKNRRNNPDRLEMKKHCPRCKAHTAHRETR, from the coding sequence GTGGCTGCCACCGACGTCCGCCCGAAGATCACGCTGGCCTGCGTGGAGTGCAAGGAGCGGAACTACATCACCAAGAAGAACCGGCGTAACAACCCGGACCGTCTTGAGATGAAGAAGCACTGCCCGCGTTGCAAGGCGCACACCGCGCACCGCGAGACGCGATAA
- a CDS encoding amidohydrolase family protein, with translation MPDSQPQPPHSSSSSSSPGPSGPPDPAALLLCGARLTDGRTVDVRLGGGRIEAVGTAGSLAASGTRACGARVDLTGYLLLPAPAEPHAHGDTALSADAEGPISYDPQDVQRRATEAALLQLGHGATALRAHVRVGDVQGLGALAAVLRARRSLRGLTELTAVAVPRLLTGVAGADGLAMLRDALKMGASVVGGCPDLDPDPTGYVEAVLDLASEHGCPVDLHTDAEDPARLSRLAAMAGGLRPGVTLGPCGGLGRLPADAASRTADQLAAAGVTVVCLPQGGCGGVERRGTAPVRLLRAAGVRVAAGSGALRDVSNPVGRGDPLEAAYLLASRYGLGPEDAYDTVSSAARTVLGLPEVRVEAGFPADLLAVRGERLAGALSLAYSRIVVHRGRVVARTSAVREYCNSAVAVELGLPRQGRGEVS, from the coding sequence ATGCCCGACAGCCAGCCCCAGCCGCCCCACTCGTCGTCCTCGTCGTCCTCTCCGGGGCCGTCCGGGCCGCCCGATCCGGCCGCTCTGCTGCTGTGCGGGGCACGGCTGACCGACGGGCGCACCGTGGACGTCCGGCTGGGCGGCGGGCGTATCGAGGCGGTGGGCACGGCCGGGAGCCTGGCGGCGAGCGGCACGCGCGCGTGCGGCGCGCGTGTGGACCTCACCGGCTATCTCCTCCTGCCGGCCCCCGCCGAACCCCACGCCCACGGCGACACCGCCCTCTCGGCCGACGCCGAAGGACCGATCTCGTACGACCCCCAGGACGTCCAGCGCCGGGCTACGGAGGCGGCTTTGCTCCAGCTCGGCCACGGAGCGACCGCGTTGCGGGCACACGTGCGCGTGGGCGACGTCCAGGGGCTCGGGGCGCTGGCCGCCGTTCTGCGCGCACGGCGTTCCCTGCGCGGGCTCACCGAGCTGACCGCGGTGGCGGTGCCGCGGCTGCTGACCGGCGTGGCCGGGGCGGACGGGCTCGCCATGCTGCGGGACGCACTGAAGATGGGCGCCTCGGTGGTGGGTGGCTGTCCGGATCTCGACCCCGATCCGACGGGATATGTGGAGGCGGTCCTGGACCTGGCCTCCGAGCACGGCTGCCCCGTCGACCTGCACACGGACGCCGAGGACCCGGCCCGGCTGTCCCGGCTGGCGGCCATGGCGGGCGGATTGCGCCCCGGGGTGACACTGGGCCCGTGCGGCGGCCTGGGGCGGCTCCCGGCCGACGCGGCCTCCCGGACGGCGGACCAACTCGCCGCGGCCGGTGTGACGGTGGTGTGCCTGCCGCAGGGCGGCTGCGGGGGCGTGGAACGGCGAGGGACCGCGCCGGTACGGCTGCTGCGCGCGGCCGGGGTGCGGGTGGCGGCGGGGAGCGGGGCGCTGCGGGACGTGTCCAACCCAGTGGGGCGCGGTGACCCCCTGGAGGCGGCGTATCTGCTGGCCTCCCGCTACGGGCTGGGCCCCGAGGACGCCTACGACACGGTGAGTTCAGCGGCGCGGACGGTCCTGGGGCTGCCCGAGGTACGCGTCGAGGCGGGGTTTCCGGCGGACCTGCTGGCGGTGCGGGGGGAGCGGCTGGCGGGGGCGTTGTCGTTGGCGTACAGCCGGATCGTGGTGCATCGGGGGCGTGTGGTTGCACGGACGAGCGCGGTGCGGGAGTACTGCAACTCTGCGGTGGCGGTGGAGTTGGGGCTGCCTCGGCAGGGGCGGGGGGAGGTTTCTTGA
- a CDS encoding MaoC family dehydratase, with the protein MTAKITYADVEVGTELPAQTFPVTRATLVQYAGASGDFNPIHWNEKFAKEVGLPDVIAHGMFTMAEAIRVVTDWAGDPGAVVEYGVRFTKPVVVPNDDQGATIEVSGKVAAKLDDNTVRVDLTATSAGQKVLGMSRAVVRLA; encoded by the coding sequence ATGACGGCGAAGATTACGTACGCCGACGTCGAGGTCGGCACCGAGCTGCCCGCGCAGACGTTCCCCGTGACCCGTGCCACGCTCGTCCAGTACGCGGGCGCCTCGGGCGACTTCAACCCGATCCACTGGAACGAGAAGTTCGCCAAGGAGGTCGGGCTGCCGGACGTCATCGCGCACGGCATGTTCACCATGGCCGAGGCGATTCGCGTGGTGACCGACTGGGCCGGTGACCCGGGCGCGGTCGTCGAGTACGGCGTCCGCTTCACCAAGCCCGTGGTCGTCCCGAACGACGACCAGGGCGCCACGATCGAGGTCAGCGGCAAGGTCGCGGCCAAGCTCGACGACAACACCGTCCGGGTGGACCTGACGGCGACCAGTGCCGGGCAGAAGGTGCTGGGGATGTCGCGGGCGGTCGTTCGGCTGGCCTGA
- a CDS encoding UDP-N-acetylmuramate dehydrogenase — protein MQELHDAPLAPLTTFRLGGPATRLVTATTDAEVIAAVREADAAGTPLLLIGGGSNLVIGDKGFAGTALVIATKGVELDGTRLELAAGEVWTDAVARTVEAGLAGVECLAGIPGSAGATPIQNVGAYGQEVSSTITEVIAYDRRTGETVVIPNADCAFTYRHSRFKADPERYVVLRVRFELEDADGLSGPIKYAETARALGVEPGDRVPLAEARETVLKLRAGKGMVLDPEDHDTWSAGSFFTNPILTDAQFAAFHARVRDRLGDGVQPPAYPAGDGHTKTSAAWLIDKAGFTKGYGSGPARISTKHTLALTNRGEATTEDLLALAREVVAGVREAFGITLVNEPVTVGVSL, from the coding sequence GTGCAGGAACTCCACGACGCGCCCCTCGCCCCGCTGACCACCTTCCGGCTGGGCGGACCGGCCACCCGGCTGGTCACCGCCACCACCGACGCCGAGGTGATCGCCGCCGTCCGCGAGGCCGACGCCGCCGGCACGCCCCTGCTGCTCATCGGCGGCGGCTCCAACCTGGTCATCGGCGACAAGGGCTTCGCCGGCACCGCACTCGTCATCGCCACCAAGGGCGTCGAGCTCGACGGCACCCGCCTGGAACTGGCCGCAGGGGAGGTGTGGACCGATGCCGTCGCCCGCACCGTCGAGGCCGGACTCGCCGGCGTCGAATGCCTCGCCGGAATCCCCGGCTCCGCGGGTGCCACGCCGATCCAGAACGTCGGCGCGTACGGCCAGGAGGTCTCCTCCACGATCACCGAGGTGATCGCGTACGACCGCCGGACGGGCGAGACCGTCGTCATCCCGAACGCCGACTGCGCCTTCACCTACCGCCACAGCCGCTTCAAGGCCGACCCCGAGCGGTATGTCGTGCTGCGCGTCCGTTTCGAGCTGGAGGACGCCGACGGGCTGTCCGGGCCGATCAAGTACGCCGAGACCGCCCGCGCCCTCGGCGTCGAACCCGGCGACCGCGTGCCGCTGGCCGAGGCCCGCGAGACCGTCCTGAAGCTGCGCGCGGGCAAGGGCATGGTCCTCGACCCCGAGGACCACGACACCTGGTCCGCCGGATCCTTCTTCACCAACCCGATCCTCACCGACGCACAGTTCGCGGCCTTCCACGCGCGCGTGCGCGACCGGCTCGGCGACGGCGTGCAGCCCCCGGCCTACCCGGCGGGGGACGGGCACACCAAGACCTCCGCCGCCTGGCTGATCGACAAGGCGGGCTTCACCAAGGGCTACGGCAGCGGCCCCGCGCGCATCTCCACCAAGCACACCCTCGCCCTCACCAACCGGGGCGAGGCGACCACCGAGGACCTGCTGGCGCTCGCCCGCGAGGTCGTGGCCGGAGTTCGCGAGGCCTTCGGGATCACGCTGGTCAACGAGCCGGTGACGGTCGGCGTCAGCCTGTAG
- a CDS encoding TetR/AcrR family transcriptional regulator encodes MVRMSAEERRESVIRAAMTEFARGGYHGTSTEVIARRVGVSQPYLFRLFPGKKAIFLAAAQRCVEDTIRTFAEASKGLEGEEALHAMANAYTEVIVEHPERLLMQMQMYVAVGAAEKEGDHEFGAAVRDGWMRLWDTVHLPLGADVNETTTFMAYGMLVNCLVAMGFPPEHRVWEGLYPSARAKGRLEH; translated from the coding sequence ATGGTCAGGATGAGCGCAGAAGAGAGGCGCGAGAGCGTCATCCGCGCGGCGATGACGGAGTTCGCCCGCGGTGGCTATCACGGCACGTCGACCGAGGTCATCGCCAGGCGGGTCGGGGTGTCGCAGCCGTATCTCTTCCGGCTCTTCCCGGGCAAGAAGGCGATCTTTCTGGCGGCGGCGCAGCGATGTGTCGAGGACACCATCCGCACCTTCGCTGAGGCCTCCAAGGGCCTCGAGGGCGAAGAGGCCCTGCATGCCATGGCGAACGCGTACACCGAGGTCATCGTGGAGCATCCCGAGCGGCTGCTGATGCAGATGCAGATGTACGTCGCCGTGGGGGCCGCCGAGAAGGAGGGCGACCACGAGTTCGGCGCCGCCGTGCGCGACGGCTGGATGCGGCTGTGGGACACCGTTCACCTGCCGCTGGGTGCCGACGTCAACGAGACGACGACCTTCATGGCGTACGGAATGCTCGTCAACTGCCTGGTCGCCATGGGATTCCCGCCCGAACACCGGGTGTGGGAAGGGCTCTACCCGTCCGCCCGTGCCAAGGGACGGCTCGAACACTGA
- a CDS encoding NAD(P)-dependent oxidoreductase, protein MNITVFGATGGIGQEIVRQALTAGHRVTAVVRDPARLPVTGAGLEVFRADVTDPEALRPAVTGRDAVLSGLGARSRKDAGVAARLTRTVLRAMEAEGTRRLLVVSAAPLGPAPAQDGPFDRAARGLVSAVLKDVYDDLRAMEAELARSAVDWTSVRPPRLQDKPLTGAYRTVVGGTPARGRFIGRADVAHAMLALADDPGTVKQGVGVAY, encoded by the coding sequence ATGAACATCACGGTTTTCGGTGCCACCGGAGGCATCGGCCAGGAAATCGTCCGGCAGGCGCTGACCGCCGGGCATCGGGTGACGGCGGTCGTACGGGATCCCGCGCGGCTCCCGGTGACGGGCGCGGGCCTGGAGGTGTTCCGCGCTGATGTGACCGACCCGGAGGCGCTGCGCCCCGCGGTGACCGGCCGGGACGCGGTCCTGTCGGGCCTCGGCGCCCGCAGCCGCAAGGATGCCGGGGTCGCCGCCCGCCTCACCCGCACGGTGCTGCGGGCCATGGAGGCGGAGGGCACACGGCGGCTGCTGGTGGTGAGCGCGGCTCCGCTCGGGCCGGCCCCGGCGCAGGACGGCCCCTTCGACCGTGCCGCACGCGGCCTGGTCTCCGCGGTCCTCAAGGACGTCTACGACGACCTCAGGGCAATGGAGGCGGAGCTCGCCCGCAGCGCGGTCGACTGGACGTCGGTACGGCCGCCCCGGCTCCAGGACAAGCCGCTGACCGGTGCGTACCGCACGGTCGTCGGCGGCACCCCGGCCAGGGGCCGCTTCATCGGCCGCGCGGACGTGGCCCACGCGATGCTGGCGTTGGCGGACGATCCGGGCACGGTGAAGCAGGGCGTGGGCGTGGCCTACTGA
- a CDS encoding MFS transporter, with the protein MSQQQTAPRGGPVWALVITSVAGFMAALDNLVVTTALPSIREDLGGALHDLEWTVSAYTLTFAVLLMFGAALGDRFGRRRLFLVGITIFTGASAAAAMAPGIDSLIAARAVQGVGAAIMMPLTLTLLTAAVPAAKRGMAFGIWGAVNGLAVASGPLIGGTLTEHISWQWIFWLNVPLGLILLPLARLRLAESHGTGSRLDVPGTLLASGGLFGIVFGLVRGPADGWTAPLVLTGLFAGGALLVGFVLYSTRAKNPMLPMRLFRSRAFSGINAASMLMFLGMFGSIFLLSQYMQGVLGYSPTEAGLRMLPWTGMPMLVAPIAGILSDRIGGRPVVATGLFLQAAGLGYLANVITADASYGVQLPGLVISGIGMALFFAPASALVMSSVRATEQGIASGANNALREVGGALGIAIMSSIFAAQGGYETGQTFVDGLKPALVTGAALVALAGVAALCIPGRRRTEPTDTPQTPAPVLETVGR; encoded by the coding sequence ATGTCACAGCAGCAGACCGCACCTCGCGGAGGACCCGTCTGGGCCCTCGTCATCACCAGCGTCGCCGGATTCATGGCGGCCCTCGACAACCTCGTCGTCACCACCGCCCTGCCCTCCATCCGTGAGGACCTCGGCGGGGCGCTGCACGACCTGGAGTGGACGGTGAGCGCGTACACGCTCACCTTCGCCGTCCTGCTGATGTTCGGCGCGGCGCTCGGCGACCGTTTCGGCCGCCGTCGGCTCTTCCTCGTCGGGATCACGATCTTCACCGGGGCCTCCGCCGCCGCGGCCATGGCCCCCGGTATCGACTCCCTGATCGCCGCCCGCGCGGTGCAGGGCGTCGGCGCGGCGATCATGATGCCCTTGACGCTGACCCTGCTGACCGCTGCCGTGCCCGCCGCCAAGCGCGGTATGGCGTTCGGGATATGGGGCGCCGTCAACGGGCTCGCCGTGGCCTCCGGGCCGCTCATCGGCGGCACCCTCACCGAGCACATCTCCTGGCAGTGGATCTTCTGGCTGAACGTTCCGCTCGGCCTGATCCTGCTGCCGCTCGCCCGCCTCCGCCTCGCCGAGTCCCACGGCACCGGCTCCCGGCTCGATGTCCCCGGCACCCTTCTCGCCAGCGGTGGCCTCTTCGGCATCGTCTTCGGCCTGGTCCGCGGCCCCGCCGACGGCTGGACCGCCCCCCTGGTCCTGACCGGCCTGTTCGCCGGAGGTGCGCTCCTCGTCGGGTTCGTCCTCTACAGCACCCGCGCCAAGAACCCCATGCTCCCGATGCGGCTCTTCCGCTCCCGCGCCTTCTCCGGGATCAACGCCGCCAGCATGCTGATGTTCCTCGGCATGTTCGGCTCGATCTTCCTGCTCAGCCAGTACATGCAGGGCGTGCTCGGCTACTCGCCCACCGAGGCGGGCCTGCGGATGCTGCCCTGGACCGGTATGCCGATGCTCGTCGCGCCGATCGCCGGCATCCTCTCCGACCGGATCGGCGGCCGCCCCGTCGTCGCCACCGGCCTCTTCCTGCAGGCCGCCGGCCTCGGCTACCTCGCCAACGTCATCACCGCGGACGCCTCCTACGGCGTCCAGCTGCCCGGCCTGGTCATCAGCGGTATCGGCATGGCCCTGTTCTTCGCACCGGCCTCCGCCCTCGTGATGTCCAGCGTCCGGGCCACCGAGCAGGGCATCGCCTCCGGCGCCAACAACGCCCTGCGCGAAGTCGGCGGCGCGCTCGGCATCGCCATCATGTCGTCGATCTTCGCGGCCCAGGGCGGCTACGAGACCGGACAGACCTTCGTCGACGGACTGAAGCCCGCCCTGGTGACCGGCGCCGCCCTGGTGGCCCTCGCCGGAGTCGCGGCCCTGTGCATCCCGGGTCGCCGGCGCACCGAGCCCACCGACACCCCACAGACCCCCGCCCCCGTACTTGAGACCGTCGGCCGCTGA
- a CDS encoding DUF3291 domain-containing protein codes for MPTLPWTVPNTPPNGTEVHVFASRFETRTRWGALKFFLKTPGVWRQVSHAPGAYGATLKAQPLRRTFWTLSAWESPQALKAFARSGTHAPTSRGLAPLMRDAKFVTWTAKSDELPLDWTEAARRLT; via the coding sequence ATGCCCACCCTTCCCTGGACCGTCCCGAACACCCCTCCGAACGGCACCGAAGTGCATGTCTTCGCCTCCCGCTTCGAGACTCGCACCCGCTGGGGCGCGCTGAAGTTCTTCCTGAAGACCCCGGGCGTGTGGCGGCAGGTCAGCCACGCCCCGGGCGCCTACGGGGCCACCCTCAAGGCGCAGCCGCTGCGGCGGACCTTCTGGACCCTGTCGGCCTGGGAATCGCCCCAGGCGCTCAAGGCCTTCGCCCGCTCCGGCACGCACGCACCGACCTCCCGAGGCCTCGCCCCCCTGATGCGGGACGCGAAGTTCGTCACCTGGACGGCTAAGAGCGACGAGCTCCCGCTCGACTGGACCGAGGCCGCCCGCCGACTGACCTGA